In Vigna unguiculata cultivar IT97K-499-35 chromosome 3, ASM411807v1, whole genome shotgun sequence, a single genomic region encodes these proteins:
- the LOC114175343 gene encoding protein FAR1-RELATED SEQUENCE 3-like: MNNDFYFEIDFDDNNRISNVFWADAHSRAACEEFGDVVSFDTTYLTNKYDMPFAPFVGVNHHDKSPDGILTDQCRAMQNAIDIFRGIVCRHYFTVFGQEKATTILTKYIIPRWSKLIRRRYTSMRAAYNTHSKDPTMQRYRALCKEFFQIVDVACESDAGTE; this comes from the exons ATGAACAATGACTTCTACTTTGAAATTGACTTCGATGATAACAATAGAATATCAAATGTATTTTGGGCTGACGCACATAGTAGGGCAGCATGCGAGGAATTTGGAGATGTTGTCTCCTTTGACACAACATATCTAACCAACAAATATGATATGCCATTTGCACCATTTGTTGGAGTCAATCACCATG ATAAGTCACCTGATGGCATTCTAACCGATCAGTGCAGGGCCATGCAAAATGCAATTGACATT TTCCGTGGTATCGTCTGCCGACACTATTTCACCGTCTTTGGCCAAGAGAAAGCAACAACAATACTCACGAAGTATATCATTCCTCGGTGGAGCAAACTTATACGAAGGAGATATACTTCAATGAGAGCAGCTTACAACACCCACAGTAAGGACCCAACAATGCAGAGGTACCGGGCATTGTGCAAGGAATTTTTTCAGATTGTCGATGTTGCATGCGAATCTGATGCCGGAACAGAATAG
- the LOC114175342 gene encoding uncharacterized protein LOC114175342: protein MSEDSGPSNHNNGSDDSEGSEGGDVGEFSDSTEIMFRHSCRTTYLSLLNKNLSEDQKLCIQRTPFWWFTLLNDSVKISRNVLGLGLRIVGDVVDLDEVVIESVCRNIFSQKKVTVGVIYNYLLNHSECVGVDDFCRLYIFIGISEFFLPNRNATVFPILFKIVDDLKSLCQYNWGRVVYEYLVGSLCNASLVLKMKRHRKHFHVVGCVYLLQLWCFDHFLFVKRKGAGGGNEFPRLLRRMNIKVGDGALKSSLEKNVIVVDLCVSKQELLHAVVREAYEVFGHEVGRSNRQTEGVDLGTRKVEVEVLIERQEREIGELRQSLSLLEGVFHERKTERTKECDSVTPSTNVHNERGKTFEDQFYSQGGHQSHEAWSPLQTTVKRNVGVKVGEVNVDTPDGSDEELSKHVSRVEEPNPPQSNMYDRMKLHRQVL from the exons ATGAGTGAAGATAGTGGTCCAAGTAATCATAACAATGGTAGTGATGATAGTGAAGGGAGTGAAGGTGGTGATGTGGGAGAGTTCAGTGATAGTACTGAG ATTATGTTCAGGCATTCTTGTAGGACTACATATTTATCGTTATTGAATAAGAACTTAAGTGAGGACCAAAAGCTTTGTATTCAAAGAACACCATTTTGGTGGTTCACTTTGTTGAATGATTCTGTTAAGATAAGTAGAAATGTTCTTG GCTTAGGATTGAGGATTGTCGGAGATGTAGTGGATTTGGATGAAGTCGTTATTGAAAGTGTATGTAGGAACATTTTTAGTCAGAAGAAGGTTACTGTTGGGGTGATATATAACTATCTTTTGAACCACTCGGAATGTGTTGGAGTAGATGATTTTTGCAGGTTATACATCTTCATAGGCATATCCGAGTTTTTTTTGCCTAATAGAAATGCAACCGTATTCCCCATACTGTTCAAGATTGTTGATGACTTGAAAAGTTTATGCCAATATAACTGGGGTCGTGTAGTTTACGAGTACCTGGTTGGGAGTTTGTGTAATGCTTCATTGGTTTTGAAGATGAAAAGACATAGGAAACACTTTCATGTTGTGGGTTGTGTTTATTTATTACAG CTTTGGTGTTTTGATCACTTTCTATTTGTGAAGAGAAAGGGTGCAGGCGGTGGCAATGAATTTCCAAGGTTGTTGCGTAGGATGAATATTAAAGTGGGTGACGGTGCTTTAAAGAGTAGTTTGGAGAAGAATGTG ATAGTTGTTGATCTTTGTGTGTCAAAGCAAGAACTTCTTCATGCAGTAGTTAGAGAAGCGTATGAAGTGTTTGGTCATGAAGTTGGTCGAAGTAACAGACAAACTGAAGGAGTAGATTTAGGAACAAGGAAGGTTGAAGTTGAGGTTCTAATTGAAAGGCAAGAACGTGAAATAGGTGAACTTCGCCAATCTTTATCCCTTTTAGAAGGAGTTTTTCATGAGAGGAAGACGGAAAGAACCAAGGAGTGCGATTCTGTTACTCCTTCTACCAATGTTCACAACGAAAGAGGTAAAACATTTGAAGACCAATTTTATAGCCAAGGTGGACATCAATCACATGAAGCATGGAGCCCATTGCAGACTACTGTTAAGCGCAATGTTGGTGTCAAAGTCGGAGAAGTTAATGTGGACACCCCAGATGGAAGTGATGAAGAGTTGTCAAAACATGTGAGCCGTGTAGAGGAACCAAATCCACCACAAAGTAATATGTATGACAGAATGAAGCTTCATCGGCAG GTGTTGTAA
- the LOC114175344 gene encoding protein FAR1-RELATED SEQUENCE 7-like, whose product MSTSDILNPISLDEISLWNNDIVQQETLPDSIACHTQEDELNEVPMVGMIFETTDKVKEFYKQYAIRCGFGVRVRSSSKGEDNELCFVKLVCSREGNYVSTIPPELKSQPTKIKNCGARITAVKKGGQWHIKNVILDHNHDLSSMKSRIIRGNKKLNMQVKQTLDMNDEAGVRINKSFQSLVCDVGGFENLPFVERDVRNYIG is encoded by the coding sequence ATGTCGACATCCGACATACTGAACCCCATTTCACTTGATGAAATAAGTTTATGGAACAACGATATAGTCCAGCAGGAAACATTACCGGATTCTATTGCTTGTCATACCCAAGAAGATGAATTAAATGAGGTTCCTATGGTTGGAATGATTTTTGAAACAACCGACAAGGTTAAAGAGTTTTACAAGCAATACGCCATAAGATGTGGATTTGGTGTCCGTGTGAGAAGTTCAAGTAAAGGAGAAGACAATGAATTATGCTTTGTCAAATTGGTCTGTAGCCGTGAAGGAAACTACGTGTCCACCATCCCTCCGGAATTGAAAAGCCAACCAACAAAAATCAAGAATTGTGGTGCAAGGATAACAGCAGTTAAAAAGGGAGGTCAGTGGCACATAAAGAATGTCATACTTGATCACAATCATGACCTAAGCTCTATGAAGTCAAGAATAATTCGCGGCAACAAAAAATTGAACATGCAAGTCAAGCAAACACTCGATATGAATGATGAAGCAGGTGTGCGCATTAACAAAAGCTTCCAATCACTGGTTTGTGATGTTGGCGGATTTGAGAACCTTCCTTTTGTCGAGCGTGACGTTAGAAATTATATCGGATGA
- the LOC114177313 gene encoding uncharacterized protein LOC114177313 isoform X2: MGTKVQSLPGYYSMRDLNEESSSCGWPLYYGDKTLANGHYHNYLPSAAADACSTHDKDVVKQTMLEHEAIFKNQVFELHRLYRIQRDLMDEVKMNDLHRNQISVERSFSTGPLASHITSEDVKKWQIPGFPIVGSSTSARPSISGVEGIHSPLSSNKGTGRQAGLFPSPNGSSSKEVEILGFRPSKVRRKMFDLHLPADEYIDTEENEQPGDEKISGTTKYLSDRNYKPEKGGDMNIFYGNGGQEDNTLRPERSLRSINGLADLNEPIQREEPNDVAYVSPEDHNPCQGPTECSDLSAKQKSRFFGLSKEDLLNSRHGTDSWARNNGYLDNDRNGKMWISSIESGQAKSNLKPIHQVLKQEQSLLSPQTMQDELNKVHEPTSDRLTNRSIADLLREKTASDLDISERNREYSANKLSESVASSHRNGLFAIAPSSDLARSWSQSSWEMASSSLNQKLISVQTPPSPCLNASIALSRNSQSHQSNGMLGDSWPPLNINSKLNTRFQHEASGKNGFHTRTSSGTNELSVNISSISYLNQDNDCKKFPEHFNNGSANCYKSSNCNDMKAAKNINLNEMLSNGSSNNLVSQSGLRFMDREQNREEQLAVLPWLRAKSACKNEAQNAGRSLNAGGLSVFEIASLSNKDESGKGSNRKFSHNVTPGLCPNDIEPKGREVNESSSSKRKILGVPIFSIPHISSKESTSFNSPSGLVPNSSGVELAENNRKRQILDINLPCDASVPELDNQAITEVIVCETGLSSTIKASSRNQIDLNLSMNEEEEAFLTNIPATSLGTKAEIDLEAPAIPETEEDTIPEEKGLETQSVSPLGQQGTVEKLQDELMRYAAEAIVVLSSSCFQQLDDVINSPSESPVVDPLSWFVDIVSSCVDDLQKKNDNRRGKDGEDNEEYSSDGMDYFESMTLKLTETKEEEYMPEALVPENIKVEETGTTSLPARTRKGPARRGRQRRDFQRDILPGLASLSRHEVTEDLQTFGGLMRATGHAWHSGLNRRSSSRNGCGRGRRRSQPQVSPSPPPPAAATIETSTPLIQQLNNIEVGLEDRSLTGWGKTTRRPRRQRFPAGNPPSIRLI, from the exons ATGGGAACCAAAGTTCAGAGTCTGCCAGGATATTACTCAATGAGAGATCTTAATGAGGAATCCAGTAGTTGTGGCTGGCCCCTATATTATGGAGATAAAACACTGGCAAATGGgcattatcataattatttgcCAAGTGCTGCTGCGGATGCATGTTCAACACATGATAAGGATGTTGTAAAGCAAACAATGCTTGAGCACGAGGCTATATTTAAGAATCAG GTCTTCGAACTTCATCGCTTATACAGAATACAAAGGGATTTGATGGATGAGGTTAAAATGAATGATTTACACAGAAACCAGATATCTGTTGAGAGATCATTTTCCACAGGTCCCTTGGCTTCCCACATAACATCTGAAGATGTTAAGAAATGGCAGATTCCTGGATTTCCAATAGTTGGAAGTTCTACTTCTGCTAGACCATCTATTTCAGGTGTTGAGGGCATTCATTCTCCTTTGAGTTCTAATAAAGGAACCGGTAGGCAAGCTGGTCTGTTCCCATCCCCAAATGGGAGCAGCTCGAAAGAAGTTGAGATACTGGGGTTCAGACCCTCAAAGGTAAGGAGAAAAATGTTTGACCTTCACCTCCCTGCTGATGAGTACATTGATACTGAGGAAAATGAACAGCCTGGTGATGAAAAGATTAGTGGCACAACCAAATATCTTTCTGATAGAAATTATAAGCCTGAAAAGGGAGGTGATATGAACATTTTTTATGGCAATGGTGGCCAGGAAGACAACACTTTAAGACCCGAGCGGTCTTTAAGAAGCATAAATGGTCTGGCAGACTTAAATGAACCTATTCAACGGGAAGAACCAAATGATGTTGCATATGTTTCTCCCGAAGACCATAATCCCTGTCAAGGGCCAACTGAATGCTCTGATCTATCTGCTAAACAGAAGTCAAGGTTCTTTGGTTTGTCTAAGGAAGATTTACTGAACTCACGTCATGGAACTGACAGCTGGGCTCGGAATAATGGATATTTGGATAATGACAGAAATGGGAAAATGTGGATTTCTTCAATAGAGTCAG GGCAAGCTAAAAGCAATCTGAAACCCATTCATCAAGTCCTCAAACAAGAGCAATCACTTTTATCACCCCAAAcaatgcaagatgaactcaataAAGTTCATGAACCTACATCTGATCGTCTAACTAATCGAAGCATAGCGGATTTGTTGAGGGAAAAGACAGCTAGTGATTTAGATATCAGTGAAAGAAACCGTGAATACTCTGCTAATAAACTTTCAGAGTCTGTTGCATCATCACATAGGAATGGTCTCTTTGCAATTGCTCCTTCCTCAGATTTAGCTAGGTCTTGGTCTCAATCATCTTGGGAAATGGCAAGTAGTAGCCTAAACCAGAAGTTGATATCAGTACAGACACCTCCCTCTCCATGTCTAAATGCATCAATTGCGTTGAGTAGGAATTCCCAGTCACATCAGAGTAACGGGATGTTGGGCGATAGTTGGCCTCCtctaaatattaattcaaagcTTAATACCAGATTTCAACATGAGGCATCTGGGAAAAATGGATTTCATACGAGGACATCATCTGGGACCAATGAGCTTTCAGTGAACATCTCTTCAATTAGTTATCTCAACCAGGATAATGATTGCAAGAAATTTCCTGAACATTTCAACAATGGTTCAGCAAACTGTTATAAGAGTTCAAATTGCAATGACATGAAGGCtgcaaaaaatattaacttgaaTGAGATGCTTTCAAATGGTTCTTCCAACAACTTGGTTTCCCAGTCAGGTCTTCGATTCATGGATAGAGAACAAAATCGAGAGGAGCAGCTTGCAGTGTTGCCTTGGCTTAGAGCCAAGTCAGCATGTAAGAACGAGGCACAAAATGCTGGCAGAAGCTTAAATGCCGGAGGTTTAAGTGTTTTCGAAATTGCTTCTTTATCTAACAAAGATGAGTCTGGAAAGGGGTCTAACAGAAAATTTTCGCACAATGTAACGCCAGGTTTGTGTCCAAATGATATTGAGCCAAAGGGGAGAGAAGTTAATGAAAGCTCTAGTAGTAAAAGGAAAATTCTTGGTGTTCCCATATTTAGCATACCTCATATTTCTTCTAAGGAGTCAACTTCATTCAACTCTCCATCTGGGTTGGTTCCTAATTCATCTGGCGTAGAATTAGCGGAAAATAATCGGAAAAGACAGATTCTTGATATTAACTTGCCTTGTGATGCTTCTGTTCCTGAGTTGGACAATCAAGCTATCACTGAAGTTATTGTTTGTGAGACTGGATTATCATCTACTATAAAAGCCAGTTCTAGAAATCAGATTGATTTGAACTTGAGTATGAATGAGGAGGAGGAAGCATTTCTGACAAATATTCCAGCTACCAGCTTAGGAACTAAGGCAGAAATAGATCTTGAAGCCCCTGCCATTCCTGAGACAGAGGAGGATACCATTCCTGAAGAAAAAGGGCTGGAAACTCAATCAGTATCACCACTAGGCCAGCAGGGGACAGTTGAAAAGCTGCAGGATGAACTTATGAGGTATGCAGCAGAGGCAATTGTTGTCTTGTCATCTTCTTGCTTCCAGCAACTGGATGATGTTATCAACAGTCCATCAGAAAGCCCAGTGGTGGACCCTCTAAGTTGGTTTGTGGATATAGTTTCCTCATGTGTGGATGATCTGCAGAAGAAGAACGATAATCGAAGGGGAAAAGATGGTGAGGATAATGAGGAATATTCCTCAGATGGCATGGATTACTTTGAATCAATGACATTGAAACTGACAGAGACCAAGGAAGAAGAATACATGCCCGAGGCCCTTGTTCCAGAAAACATTAAAGTGGAAGAAACTGGAACAACCTCTTTACCTGCGAGGACTAGAAAGGGGCCAGCTAGGAGAGGGAGGCAGCGGAGAGACTTCCAAAGGGACATCCTTCCAGGCCTTGCTTCTTTATCAAGGCACGAAGTAACGGAAGATCTTCAAACGTTTGGAGGGCTTATGAGAGCAACAGGTCATGCATGGCATTCAGGATTAAACAGGAGAAGCTCATCTAGAAATGGTTGTGGTAGGGGTAGACGGCGGTCACAGCCACAGGTAAGCCCGTCTCCCCCTCCTCCGGCGGCGGCAACCATTGAAACAAGCACCCCACTTATTCAACAGCTTAATAACATTGAAGTGGGATTGGAGGATAGAAGCCTAACCGGTTGGGGCAAGACAACCAGAAGGCCCCGCAGACAAAGATTTCCAGCAGGTAATCCTCCATCCATCCGGTTAATCTGA
- the LOC114177313 gene encoding uncharacterized protein LOC114177313 isoform X1: MIVGMGTKVQSLPGYYSMRDLNEESSSCGWPLYYGDKTLANGHYHNYLPSAAADACSTHDKDVVKQTMLEHEAIFKNQVFELHRLYRIQRDLMDEVKMNDLHRNQISVERSFSTGPLASHITSEDVKKWQIPGFPIVGSSTSARPSISGVEGIHSPLSSNKGTGRQAGLFPSPNGSSSKEVEILGFRPSKVRRKMFDLHLPADEYIDTEENEQPGDEKISGTTKYLSDRNYKPEKGGDMNIFYGNGGQEDNTLRPERSLRSINGLADLNEPIQREEPNDVAYVSPEDHNPCQGPTECSDLSAKQKSRFFGLSKEDLLNSRHGTDSWARNNGYLDNDRNGKMWISSIESGQAKSNLKPIHQVLKQEQSLLSPQTMQDELNKVHEPTSDRLTNRSIADLLREKTASDLDISERNREYSANKLSESVASSHRNGLFAIAPSSDLARSWSQSSWEMASSSLNQKLISVQTPPSPCLNASIALSRNSQSHQSNGMLGDSWPPLNINSKLNTRFQHEASGKNGFHTRTSSGTNELSVNISSISYLNQDNDCKKFPEHFNNGSANCYKSSNCNDMKAAKNINLNEMLSNGSSNNLVSQSGLRFMDREQNREEQLAVLPWLRAKSACKNEAQNAGRSLNAGGLSVFEIASLSNKDESGKGSNRKFSHNVTPGLCPNDIEPKGREVNESSSSKRKILGVPIFSIPHISSKESTSFNSPSGLVPNSSGVELAENNRKRQILDINLPCDASVPELDNQAITEVIVCETGLSSTIKASSRNQIDLNLSMNEEEEAFLTNIPATSLGTKAEIDLEAPAIPETEEDTIPEEKGLETQSVSPLGQQGTVEKLQDELMRYAAEAIVVLSSSCFQQLDDVINSPSESPVVDPLSWFVDIVSSCVDDLQKKNDNRRGKDGEDNEEYSSDGMDYFESMTLKLTETKEEEYMPEALVPENIKVEETGTTSLPARTRKGPARRGRQRRDFQRDILPGLASLSRHEVTEDLQTFGGLMRATGHAWHSGLNRRSSSRNGCGRGRRRSQPQVSPSPPPPAAATIETSTPLIQQLNNIEVGLEDRSLTGWGKTTRRPRRQRFPAGNPPSIRLI, translated from the exons ATGATAGTTG GGATGGGAACCAAAGTTCAGAGTCTGCCAGGATATTACTCAATGAGAGATCTTAATGAGGAATCCAGTAGTTGTGGCTGGCCCCTATATTATGGAGATAAAACACTGGCAAATGGgcattatcataattatttgcCAAGTGCTGCTGCGGATGCATGTTCAACACATGATAAGGATGTTGTAAAGCAAACAATGCTTGAGCACGAGGCTATATTTAAGAATCAG GTCTTCGAACTTCATCGCTTATACAGAATACAAAGGGATTTGATGGATGAGGTTAAAATGAATGATTTACACAGAAACCAGATATCTGTTGAGAGATCATTTTCCACAGGTCCCTTGGCTTCCCACATAACATCTGAAGATGTTAAGAAATGGCAGATTCCTGGATTTCCAATAGTTGGAAGTTCTACTTCTGCTAGACCATCTATTTCAGGTGTTGAGGGCATTCATTCTCCTTTGAGTTCTAATAAAGGAACCGGTAGGCAAGCTGGTCTGTTCCCATCCCCAAATGGGAGCAGCTCGAAAGAAGTTGAGATACTGGGGTTCAGACCCTCAAAGGTAAGGAGAAAAATGTTTGACCTTCACCTCCCTGCTGATGAGTACATTGATACTGAGGAAAATGAACAGCCTGGTGATGAAAAGATTAGTGGCACAACCAAATATCTTTCTGATAGAAATTATAAGCCTGAAAAGGGAGGTGATATGAACATTTTTTATGGCAATGGTGGCCAGGAAGACAACACTTTAAGACCCGAGCGGTCTTTAAGAAGCATAAATGGTCTGGCAGACTTAAATGAACCTATTCAACGGGAAGAACCAAATGATGTTGCATATGTTTCTCCCGAAGACCATAATCCCTGTCAAGGGCCAACTGAATGCTCTGATCTATCTGCTAAACAGAAGTCAAGGTTCTTTGGTTTGTCTAAGGAAGATTTACTGAACTCACGTCATGGAACTGACAGCTGGGCTCGGAATAATGGATATTTGGATAATGACAGAAATGGGAAAATGTGGATTTCTTCAATAGAGTCAG GGCAAGCTAAAAGCAATCTGAAACCCATTCATCAAGTCCTCAAACAAGAGCAATCACTTTTATCACCCCAAAcaatgcaagatgaactcaataAAGTTCATGAACCTACATCTGATCGTCTAACTAATCGAAGCATAGCGGATTTGTTGAGGGAAAAGACAGCTAGTGATTTAGATATCAGTGAAAGAAACCGTGAATACTCTGCTAATAAACTTTCAGAGTCTGTTGCATCATCACATAGGAATGGTCTCTTTGCAATTGCTCCTTCCTCAGATTTAGCTAGGTCTTGGTCTCAATCATCTTGGGAAATGGCAAGTAGTAGCCTAAACCAGAAGTTGATATCAGTACAGACACCTCCCTCTCCATGTCTAAATGCATCAATTGCGTTGAGTAGGAATTCCCAGTCACATCAGAGTAACGGGATGTTGGGCGATAGTTGGCCTCCtctaaatattaattcaaagcTTAATACCAGATTTCAACATGAGGCATCTGGGAAAAATGGATTTCATACGAGGACATCATCTGGGACCAATGAGCTTTCAGTGAACATCTCTTCAATTAGTTATCTCAACCAGGATAATGATTGCAAGAAATTTCCTGAACATTTCAACAATGGTTCAGCAAACTGTTATAAGAGTTCAAATTGCAATGACATGAAGGCtgcaaaaaatattaacttgaaTGAGATGCTTTCAAATGGTTCTTCCAACAACTTGGTTTCCCAGTCAGGTCTTCGATTCATGGATAGAGAACAAAATCGAGAGGAGCAGCTTGCAGTGTTGCCTTGGCTTAGAGCCAAGTCAGCATGTAAGAACGAGGCACAAAATGCTGGCAGAAGCTTAAATGCCGGAGGTTTAAGTGTTTTCGAAATTGCTTCTTTATCTAACAAAGATGAGTCTGGAAAGGGGTCTAACAGAAAATTTTCGCACAATGTAACGCCAGGTTTGTGTCCAAATGATATTGAGCCAAAGGGGAGAGAAGTTAATGAAAGCTCTAGTAGTAAAAGGAAAATTCTTGGTGTTCCCATATTTAGCATACCTCATATTTCTTCTAAGGAGTCAACTTCATTCAACTCTCCATCTGGGTTGGTTCCTAATTCATCTGGCGTAGAATTAGCGGAAAATAATCGGAAAAGACAGATTCTTGATATTAACTTGCCTTGTGATGCTTCTGTTCCTGAGTTGGACAATCAAGCTATCACTGAAGTTATTGTTTGTGAGACTGGATTATCATCTACTATAAAAGCCAGTTCTAGAAATCAGATTGATTTGAACTTGAGTATGAATGAGGAGGAGGAAGCATTTCTGACAAATATTCCAGCTACCAGCTTAGGAACTAAGGCAGAAATAGATCTTGAAGCCCCTGCCATTCCTGAGACAGAGGAGGATACCATTCCTGAAGAAAAAGGGCTGGAAACTCAATCAGTATCACCACTAGGCCAGCAGGGGACAGTTGAAAAGCTGCAGGATGAACTTATGAGGTATGCAGCAGAGGCAATTGTTGTCTTGTCATCTTCTTGCTTCCAGCAACTGGATGATGTTATCAACAGTCCATCAGAAAGCCCAGTGGTGGACCCTCTAAGTTGGTTTGTGGATATAGTTTCCTCATGTGTGGATGATCTGCAGAAGAAGAACGATAATCGAAGGGGAAAAGATGGTGAGGATAATGAGGAATATTCCTCAGATGGCATGGATTACTTTGAATCAATGACATTGAAACTGACAGAGACCAAGGAAGAAGAATACATGCCCGAGGCCCTTGTTCCAGAAAACATTAAAGTGGAAGAAACTGGAACAACCTCTTTACCTGCGAGGACTAGAAAGGGGCCAGCTAGGAGAGGGAGGCAGCGGAGAGACTTCCAAAGGGACATCCTTCCAGGCCTTGCTTCTTTATCAAGGCACGAAGTAACGGAAGATCTTCAAACGTTTGGAGGGCTTATGAGAGCAACAGGTCATGCATGGCATTCAGGATTAAACAGGAGAAGCTCATCTAGAAATGGTTGTGGTAGGGGTAGACGGCGGTCACAGCCACAGGTAAGCCCGTCTCCCCCTCCTCCGGCGGCGGCAACCATTGAAACAAGCACCCCACTTATTCAACAGCTTAATAACATTGAAGTGGGATTGGAGGATAGAAGCCTAACCGGTTGGGGCAAGACAACCAGAAGGCCCCGCAGACAAAGATTTCCAGCAGGTAATCCTCCATCCATCCGGTTAATCTGA